The following are from one region of the Hymenobacter sp. YIM 151858-1 genome:
- a CDS encoding ABC transporter substrate-binding protein, translated as MRFSFACLFVASWLALPSAAQQPARTQPAPAKPAATKPASPAPKSAAPASKPAATKPTDKAAPAGKAAAPAAGGAAAKPAAKPAAATPTAKPAASTTPAPKPAPPLPANLGSQDPDTRYRNGKTLIDQARFELAMDELLPLTPPAAKYGRGPEAAYLYAVAATRARKWAEAEQMLNLLRTEYSQWPGLSEAYFLQAQVSFEQGEADNALRVLGEIPAGQLRAQQQAMKLTYLSRLRDKALWQNLVRRYPQDTTVARAYAEQLVFGGLYTEADRNQLEQVVNQFNFDRARYTPRPRQQRKSSYNVAVLLPFEFDDTSWETRRRLQFATDLYAGMKLAADSLQREGRSLNLYAYDTGADTLGLKQVLALPELASMDMIIGPVYKSGAKILARYAQQNQIVAVNPLSQDGALVQDNAWYYLFEPSLATQGRQAAEYAYRSLGGRPAVIFHEDNKDEAAFAEAYKRTYESLGGRVIGVRRIDSNNPESLNAGFGGVDLKSAGHLVVASDHRKAGPYALGVMQSQGLAAPVLAYASWLDNPSISLGQLDRRDIYFVQPKYLDGTAPGVRRFRQLYTQQQNIPPSVFAATGFELLYYFASHLHQHGPGFQQQLANSGPISGVLFQGIGYSNQAHDNQYVPITKLERLEVEVQNPVGMR; from the coding sequence ATGCGGTTTTCTTTTGCCTGCCTTTTCGTAGCCTCCTGGCTGGCGTTGCCGAGCGCGGCGCAGCAACCTGCCCGTACGCAGCCTGCCCCCGCCAAGCCGGCTGCTACCAAGCCCGCCAGCCCGGCCCCGAAATCCGCGGCCCCAGCCAGCAAACCCGCCGCTACCAAGCCCACCGATAAAGCGGCCCCCGCAGGCAAAGCTGCCGCGCCGGCCGCCGGTGGTGCTGCCGCAAAGCCTGCTGCCAAGCCCGCAGCCGCTACCCCCACCGCCAAGCCAGCCGCCAGCACTACACCGGCACCCAAGCCCGCCCCGCCGCTGCCGGCCAACCTAGGCTCGCAAGACCCCGACACCCGCTACCGCAACGGCAAAACCCTCATCGACCAAGCGCGCTTCGAGCTGGCCATGGATGAGCTGCTGCCCCTGACGCCCCCCGCCGCCAAATACGGCCGCGGCCCCGAGGCCGCTTATTTATATGCCGTGGCGGCCACGCGCGCCCGCAAATGGGCCGAAGCCGAGCAAATGCTGAACCTGCTGCGCACCGAGTACTCGCAGTGGCCCGGCCTGAGCGAGGCGTATTTTCTGCAAGCGCAGGTATCGTTTGAGCAGGGCGAGGCCGATAATGCCCTGCGTGTGCTGGGCGAAATACCCGCCGGGCAGCTGCGCGCGCAGCAGCAAGCCATGAAATTGACCTACCTGAGCCGCCTGCGCGATAAAGCCCTCTGGCAGAACCTGGTGCGACGCTACCCGCAGGATACCACCGTGGCCCGCGCCTACGCCGAGCAGCTGGTGTTCGGCGGGCTCTACACCGAGGCCGACCGCAACCAGCTGGAGCAGGTGGTCAATCAGTTCAATTTCGACCGCGCCCGCTACACACCGCGGCCCCGGCAGCAGCGCAAAAGCAGCTACAACGTGGCGGTGCTGCTGCCCTTCGAGTTCGACGATACCAGCTGGGAAACGCGCCGCCGCCTGCAGTTTGCCACCGACTTATATGCCGGCATGAAGCTGGCCGCCGACTCGCTGCAGCGCGAGGGCCGCAGCCTTAACCTTTACGCCTACGACACCGGCGCCGATACCCTAGGTCTGAAACAGGTGCTGGCCCTGCCGGAGCTGGCTTCGATGGACATGATCATCGGGCCGGTGTACAAATCGGGGGCGAAAATCCTGGCGCGCTACGCCCAGCAAAACCAGATTGTGGCCGTAAACCCGTTGTCGCAGGACGGGGCGCTGGTGCAGGACAACGCCTGGTACTACCTCTTCGAGCCCAGCCTGGCCACGCAAGGGCGGCAGGCGGCCGAGTACGCCTACCGCAGCCTGGGCGGCCGCCCGGCGGTTATCTTTCATGAGGATAATAAAGACGAAGCCGCCTTTGCCGAGGCCTACAAGCGCACCTACGAAAGCCTGGGCGGCCGCGTAATCGGCGTGCGCCGTATCGATTCGAACAACCCCGAATCGCTGAACGCCGGCTTCGGGGGCGTCGATCTGAAAAGCGCCGGACACTTGGTGGTGGCCTCCGACCACCGCAAGGCCGGCCCTTATGCCCTAGGTGTTATGCAAAGCCAGGGCCTCGCGGCACCCGTGCTGGCCTATGCCTCCTGGCTCGATAACCCGAGCATCAGCCTGGGCCAGCTCGACCGCCGCGACATTTACTTTGTGCAGCCGAAGTACCTCGATGGCACCGCGCCGGGCGTGCGGCGCTTCCGGCAGCTCTACACCCAACAGCAGAACATACCGCCCTCGGTGTTTGCCGCTACGGGCTTCGAGCTGCTGTACTACTTCGCTTCGCATCTGCACCAACATGGGCCCGGCTTTCAGCAGCAGCTGGCCAACTCGGGGCCGATTTCGGGTGTGCTGTTTCAGGGCATCGGCTACTCCAACCAGGCCCACGACAACCAGTACGTGCCCATCACCAAGCTGGAGCGGCTGGAGGTTGAGGTGCAAAACCCGGTAGGGATGCGCTAG
- a CDS encoding NADP-dependent isocitrate dehydrogenase: MTQVLRILKAAGASLAPQFIEVGEQLYRAGHTSGIAPDAWDSLHHTRVLLKGPITTPQGGGYKSLNVTLRKTLGLYANVRPCRSLAPAVSSLHPQLDVVIIRENEEDLYAGIEHQHTPDVVQCLKLITRSGCERIVRYAFEYARSHGRRKVTCMTKDNIMKLTDGLFHRVFDEIGREYPDIQQEHQIIDIGTARLATQPERYDVVVTLNLYGDIISDVVAELTGSVGLAGSANIGRDCAMFEAIHGSAPDIAGQGLANPSGLLQAAVLMLQHLGQTQAAARVQNAWLCTLEDGLHTADIYRPGHSREQVSTKGFADAVVARLGQEPSNFQAQPKGNAPSAVRVATTPVAPPQPQAQPEQQLVGVDVFLRWQNGTPTNLGEQLTALGGERLKLKLITNRGVKVYPEGQPETYCTDHWRCRFVAHGSAPEIGYSPVPFIDVLALQHRLTDAGLEIVKTENLYLFDGVRGFSLGQGE, translated from the coding sequence ATGACGCAGGTGCTTCGCATCCTGAAGGCAGCGGGCGCCTCGCTGGCACCGCAGTTTATCGAGGTTGGGGAGCAGCTGTACCGGGCCGGCCACACCTCGGGCATCGCCCCCGACGCCTGGGACTCGCTGCACCACACGCGCGTACTGCTGAAAGGCCCCATCACCACGCCGCAGGGCGGCGGCTACAAGTCGCTGAACGTAACGCTGCGCAAAACCCTGGGCCTGTACGCCAACGTGCGCCCGTGCCGCTCGCTGGCCCCGGCCGTTAGCTCGCTGCACCCGCAGCTGGATGTGGTAATTATCCGCGAAAACGAAGAGGATCTGTACGCCGGCATCGAGCACCAGCACACGCCCGACGTGGTGCAGTGCCTGAAGCTGATTACCCGCTCGGGCTGCGAGCGGATTGTGCGCTACGCCTTTGAATACGCCCGCAGCCACGGCCGCCGCAAGGTTACCTGCATGACGAAGGACAACATCATGAAGCTGACCGACGGGCTGTTTCACCGGGTGTTCGACGAAATCGGCCGCGAGTACCCCGACATTCAGCAGGAGCACCAGATCATCGACATCGGCACGGCCCGCCTGGCCACGCAGCCCGAGCGCTACGATGTGGTGGTGACGCTGAACCTGTACGGCGACATTATTTCGGACGTGGTGGCGGAGCTGACGGGCTCGGTGGGCCTGGCCGGCTCGGCCAACATCGGCCGCGACTGCGCCATGTTCGAGGCCATTCACGGCTCGGCGCCCGACATTGCCGGCCAGGGCCTGGCCAACCCCTCGGGCCTGCTGCAGGCCGCCGTGCTGATGCTGCAGCACCTAGGGCAAACCCAAGCCGCCGCCCGCGTGCAAAACGCCTGGCTGTGCACCCTCGAAGACGGCCTGCACACGGCCGACATTTACCGCCCGGGCCATAGCCGCGAGCAGGTGAGCACCAAGGGGTTTGCCGATGCGGTGGTGGCCCGCCTAGGTCAGGAGCCCTCCAACTTCCAGGCCCAGCCCAAAGGCAATGCCCCGAGCGCGGTGCGTGTTGCCACCACACCGGTGGCGCCGCCCCAGCCCCAGGCCCAACCCGAGCAGCAGCTGGTGGGCGTCGATGTCTTCTTGCGCTGGCAGAACGGCACGCCCACCAACCTGGGCGAGCAGCTAACGGCGCTGGGCGGCGAGCGGCTGAAGCTGAAGCTGATAACCAACCGCGGCGTGAAGGTGTACCCCGAGGGCCAGCCCGAAACCTACTGCACCGACCACTGGCGCTGCCGCTTTGTGGCGCACGGCTCGGCGCCCGAAATCGGCTACAGCCCCGTGCCTTTCATCGATGTGCTGGCCTTGCAGCACCGCCTGACCGATGCGGGCCTGGAAATCGTAAAAACCGAAAACCTCTACCTGTTCGACGGCGTACGGGGCTTCTCGCTGGGGCAGGGCGAGTAG
- a CDS encoding TetR/AcrR family transcriptional regulator yields MFTTLRPELNEKLFLRDPQETDLGRKIIQVSVQLIDELGFEQFTFKKLAQQIGSTEASLYRYFENKHRLLVYLVSWHWAWLRFQIRFHTHNVADAEGRLRLILSIITRAHRDHAATTDLDEAALYRIVVTEASKTYLTKEVDEVNRDGFYREYKRLAADIVAVVQEINPAYPFPNSLVSTLIESARKQLFFAQHLPSLSDASDANKAETQILFFLENLAFSALRQQ; encoded by the coding sequence ATGTTCACCACCCTCCGACCCGAATTAAACGAGAAGCTGTTTCTGCGCGACCCGCAGGAAACCGACCTAGGGCGCAAGATTATCCAGGTAAGCGTTCAGCTGATTGATGAGCTGGGCTTCGAGCAGTTCACCTTCAAAAAGCTGGCGCAGCAAATCGGCTCCACCGAGGCGTCGTTGTACCGCTACTTCGAAAACAAGCACCGCCTGCTGGTGTACCTGGTTTCGTGGCATTGGGCGTGGCTGCGCTTCCAGATTCGGTTTCATACCCACAACGTGGCCGATGCCGAAGGGCGCCTGCGCCTGATCCTTAGCATCATCACGCGGGCCCACCGCGACCACGCCGCCACCACCGACCTCGACGAGGCGGCCCTCTACCGCATCGTGGTGACGGAGGCCTCCAAAACCTACCTCACCAAGGAGGTTGACGAGGTGAACCGCGACGGCTTTTACCGCGAATACAAGCGCCTGGCGGCCGATATAGTGGCGGTGGTGCAGGAAATCAACCCGGCGTACCCCTTCCCCAACTCCCTCGTCAGCACCCTGATCGAGTCGGCGCGCAAGCAGCTGTTCTTTGCCCAGCACCTGCCTTCGCTCAGCGATGCTTCCGACGCCAACAAGGCCGAAACGCAGATTCTGTTCTTCCTCGAAAACCTCGCCTTTTCGGCACTTCGCCAACAATAA
- a CDS encoding peptidase domain-containing ABC transporter, producing the protein MADSQPHASLTPGQRLWRLLGAERRDITYLYVYAGLAGVINLSLPLGVQSVVNFVSSGAVSTSLIVLILFIVLGTLVVGGLQVMQTYLVEFVQQRLFARVAFDFAVRLPRVRTEALGGQYLPELMNRLLDAPTLQKGLATLLLEFTAAGLQILFGLVLLSFYHPIFIAFGLLLIGLLAILLRATGPKGLSTSLTESKYKYRVVAWLEDVARTVHTFRLAPRRPLVIGRTDDLVSGYLSARRGHFKVLLTQYFGFVAFKGLITAALLIIGSWLLINKQINIGQFVAAEIVIILTINAVEKVLIKLDVLYDALTSLDKIGHVLDLPLVPDQTGAGLELNATGQGLSVELRDVHYQYPESRSPVLEGISLQLMPGEHLGLAGFDGSGKTTLLRVLAGLLHDYTGVVAYDSIALRDLSPAALATAMGENISHQHLFSGTVLENITLDQPNISPADVTWALELVGLRDYFFARPDGLATTLGAGVPVADYVRQKLLLARALVRRPRLLLLDQFLPNVEPAERLRVMQRLVSKEHPWTLVVASNDPHLLSLCPRTALMRDGRLVVDGPYAQAAQEPELRALLAQ; encoded by the coding sequence ATGGCCGATTCGCAGCCTCACGCCTCGCTCACGCCGGGCCAACGCTTGTGGCGCCTGTTGGGCGCCGAGCGCCGCGACATCACGTATTTGTATGTGTACGCCGGCTTGGCCGGTGTCATCAACCTCTCGCTGCCGTTGGGCGTGCAAAGCGTCGTCAACTTCGTATCGAGCGGCGCCGTGAGCACCTCCCTTATCGTGCTCATTCTGTTTATCGTGCTGGGCACGCTCGTGGTGGGCGGCTTGCAGGTGATGCAAACCTACCTCGTGGAGTTTGTGCAGCAGCGGCTGTTTGCCCGCGTGGCCTTCGACTTTGCCGTGCGCCTGCCCCGCGTGCGCACCGAGGCCCTTGGTGGCCAGTACCTGCCCGAGCTTATGAACCGCCTGCTCGACGCGCCTACCCTGCAAAAGGGGCTGGCTACGCTGCTGCTCGAGTTTACGGCGGCCGGCCTCCAGATTTTGTTTGGGCTGGTGCTGCTCTCGTTTTACCACCCCATTTTCATTGCCTTTGGCTTGCTGCTGATTGGCTTGCTGGCCATTTTGCTGCGGGCCACCGGCCCCAAAGGCCTGAGCACCAGCCTTACCGAATCGAAGTACAAGTACCGCGTGGTGGCCTGGCTCGAAGACGTGGCCCGCACGGTGCACACCTTTCGGCTGGCGCCGCGCCGCCCGCTCGTTATCGGCCGCACCGACGACCTCGTGAGCGGCTACCTCTCGGCCCGCCGCGGCCACTTTAAAGTGCTGCTCACGCAGTATTTCGGCTTTGTGGCGTTCAAGGGCCTGATTACGGCCGCCCTGCTCATCATCGGTTCGTGGCTGCTCATCAACAAGCAGATCAACATCGGGCAGTTCGTAGCGGCCGAAATCGTAATCATTCTTACCATCAACGCCGTCGAAAAGGTGCTCATCAAGCTCGATGTGCTCTACGACGCGCTTACCTCGCTCGACAAGATCGGCCACGTGCTCGATCTGCCGCTGGTGCCCGACCAAACCGGCGCCGGCCTAGAGCTCAACGCCACCGGCCAGGGCCTGAGCGTAGAGCTGCGCGATGTGCACTACCAGTACCCCGAAAGCCGCAGCCCCGTGCTCGAGGGTATCTCGTTGCAGCTGATGCCCGGCGAGCACCTAGGCCTGGCTGGTTTCGATGGCTCGGGCAAAACCACGCTGCTGCGCGTGCTGGCCGGCCTGCTGCACGACTACACCGGGGTGGTGGCCTACGACAGCATTGCGCTGCGCGATTTGTCGCCGGCGGCACTGGCCACGGCCATGGGCGAGAATATTTCGCACCAGCACCTGTTCTCGGGCACGGTGCTCGAAAACATCACCCTCGATCAGCCCAACATCAGCCCCGCCGACGTAACGTGGGCCCTGGAGCTGGTGGGCCTGCGCGACTACTTTTTTGCCCGCCCCGACGGCCTGGCCACCACCCTGGGTGCCGGCGTGCCCGTAGCCGACTATGTGCGCCAAAAGCTGCTGCTGGCCCGCGCCCTGGTGCGGCGCCCGCGCCTGCTGCTGCTCGATCAGTTTTTGCCCAACGTGGAGCCCGCCGAGCGCCTGCGCGTAATGCAGCGCCTTGTGTCCAAAGAGCACCCCTGGACGCTCGTGGTGGCCTCCAACGATCCGCACCTGCTGTCGCTGTGCCCGCGCACGGCCCTGATGCGCGACGGCCGCCTGGTGGTGGACGGGCCCTACGCCCAAGCCGCCCAGGAGCCCGAGCTGCGCGCCTTGCTGGCCCAATAA
- a CDS encoding HlyD family secretion protein: protein MPFAEHPSPETHPSAGVFRSFELVQTPTAGRTLARWCTGLSLGILLAGFLPWTQNIRSGGTLTTLRPQDRPQTVPSTIAGRIERWRVREGQLVKRGDTLVEIAEIKDKYFDPQLLARTREQLAAKEASLRENVAKGEALEDQQAALRAGLQVSLNKARNKVEQTRLKLNSDQAELQAANNDFAIAQQQLQRQEALYRQGLKSLTELEQRRLKFQESTAKRQAVENKVAATRQELTNAELELNSLQAEYQDKLAKSESDRRSTLAYQFDTEGQISKMRNEYANLSIRSGFYRITAPQDGYVVRALKAGLGEVIKEGEPIVTVMPDKPLLAAELYVQPMDIPLLSVGRKVRLQFDGWPALVFSGWPGTSFGTFGGVVAVIDNLDSEGRYRILVTPDPDDEPWPKPLRVGSGVYGWALLDDVPIWYELWRQLNGFPPNFVGYGGATDAKADKAKASKDKTASSASDETEL from the coding sequence ATGCCATTCGCTGAGCATCCAAGTCCTGAAACCCACCCCTCGGCCGGCGTATTCCGCTCGTTCGAGTTGGTGCAAACGCCCACGGCCGGCCGCACCCTGGCTCGCTGGTGCACCGGGCTGAGCCTGGGAATCCTGCTGGCCGGTTTTCTGCCCTGGACGCAGAACATCCGCTCGGGCGGCACGCTTACCACCCTGCGCCCCCAAGACCGCCCCCAAACCGTACCCAGCACCATTGCCGGCCGTATTGAGCGGTGGCGCGTACGCGAGGGCCAGCTAGTGAAGCGCGGCGACACGCTCGTGGAAATCGCCGAAATCAAGGACAAGTACTTCGACCCGCAACTGCTGGCCCGCACCCGCGAGCAGCTGGCGGCCAAAGAGGCCTCGCTGCGCGAAAACGTAGCCAAAGGCGAAGCCCTCGAAGACCAACAGGCCGCCCTGCGCGCCGGCCTGCAGGTAAGCCTGAACAAGGCCCGCAACAAAGTTGAGCAAACCCGCCTGAAGCTGAACAGCGACCAGGCCGAGCTACAAGCCGCCAACAACGACTTTGCCATTGCCCAGCAGCAGCTGCAGCGCCAGGAGGCTTTGTACCGCCAGGGTCTGAAGTCGCTGACCGAGCTGGAGCAGCGCCGCCTGAAGTTCCAGGAATCGACGGCCAAGCGCCAGGCCGTGGAAAACAAGGTGGCTGCCACCCGCCAGGAGCTTACCAACGCCGAGCTGGAGCTGAACTCGCTGCAGGCCGAGTACCAGGACAAGCTGGCCAAGTCCGAATCGGACCGCCGCAGCACGCTGGCCTACCAGTTCGACACCGAGGGGCAGATTTCCAAAATGCGCAACGAGTACGCCAACCTCAGCATCCGCTCGGGCTTTTACCGCATTACGGCCCCGCAGGATGGCTATGTGGTACGTGCCCTGAAGGCCGGTTTGGGCGAGGTGATTAAGGAAGGCGAGCCGATTGTAACGGTGATGCCCGACAAGCCCTTGCTGGCCGCCGAGCTGTACGTGCAGCCCATGGATATTCCGCTGCTCTCGGTGGGCCGCAAGGTGCGCCTGCAGTTCGATGGCTGGCCCGCGCTGGTGTTTTCGGGGTGGCCGGGCACCAGCTTTGGTACCTTCGGCGGCGTGGTAGCCGTAATCGACAACCTCGACTCGGAGGGCCGCTACCGCATTCTGGTAACCCCCGACCCCGACGACGAGCCCTGGCCCAAGCCCTTGCGCGTGGGCTCGGGCGTGTACGGCTGGGCCCTGCTCGATGATGTACCCATTTGGTACGAGCTGTGGCGGCAGCTCAACGGCTTCCCGCCCAACTTTGTGGGCTACGGCGGCGCTACCGATGCCAAAGCCGACAAAGCCAAAGCTTCCAAAGACAAAACGGCCAGCAGCGCCTCCGACGAAACCGAGCTATGA
- a CDS encoding TolC family protein, translating into MIPKRRFWLTTLLGAALLGTTALALPTPAAAQAPTAPRAAAQPADTSTVFTLGDLLTLVGEQHPVARQAGLLPERARQEVRQARGMFDPAASSKFYRKEFGGKDYWNLWDNTLRLPTWFGPDVRLGYERNVGPRISQQEATPLEGLSYVGLSLPIGQGLLIDERRAAVRQAQAMVNLAEAERIGALNKLLLSAVKEYWDWTLAYERRRLLQTNLQLAEVRYNAVRERVRLGDLAAIDSVEALTELQNRRAQLVQVEVEWQNATLVLSNFLWDAQQRPRELPPTVRPQPLPPAQAWAAPPAVPLETLVEQARQQHPELLKARAKLGQLEVERRLAQNKLLPKLSVDYNLLMTGRPYNPEMGYGPAPVFNNNYKLGVSFAYPLLLRQERSKLQITQLKIRDTNLGIEQTTREIATGVRTVANDQRALSQQLQVQEQVVANAERLRNGEQIRFENGESSVFLLNSREASLLSARIKLAELQAKYAQTLAGLRFAAGSAPIAE; encoded by the coding sequence ATGATACCCAAGCGCCGTTTTTGGCTGACCACCCTGCTAGGCGCTGCGCTGCTCGGAACCACCGCCCTGGCCCTGCCCACCCCGGCAGCGGCCCAGGCCCCTACCGCACCTAGGGCCGCCGCGCAGCCCGCCGATACCAGCACCGTGTTTACCCTAGGTGATTTGCTTACGCTGGTGGGCGAGCAGCACCCCGTAGCCCGCCAGGCCGGCCTGCTGCCCGAGCGCGCCCGCCAGGAGGTGCGCCAGGCCCGGGGCATGTTCGACCCCGCCGCCAGCAGCAAGTTTTACCGCAAGGAGTTCGGCGGCAAGGATTACTGGAACCTCTGGGACAACACCCTGCGCCTGCCCACTTGGTTTGGCCCCGATGTACGCCTCGGTTACGAGCGCAACGTGGGCCCGCGCATCAGCCAGCAAGAGGCCACCCCCCTCGAAGGCCTCAGCTACGTGGGCTTGTCGTTGCCCATTGGGCAGGGCCTGCTGATTGACGAGCGCCGCGCTGCCGTGCGCCAGGCCCAGGCCATGGTAAACCTGGCCGAGGCCGAGCGCATCGGCGCCCTCAACAAGCTGCTGCTCTCGGCCGTGAAGGAGTACTGGGACTGGACCTTGGCCTACGAGCGCCGCCGCCTGCTGCAAACCAACCTGCAGCTGGCCGAGGTGCGTTACAACGCCGTGCGCGAGCGGGTGCGCCTAGGTGATTTGGCCGCCATCGACTCGGTGGAGGCGCTTACCGAGCTGCAAAACCGCCGGGCCCAATTGGTGCAAGTCGAAGTAGAGTGGCAAAACGCCACGCTGGTGCTCAGCAACTTTTTGTGGGATGCCCAGCAGCGCCCGCGCGAGCTGCCGCCTACCGTGCGCCCCCAGCCGCTGCCGCCCGCCCAGGCCTGGGCCGCGCCGCCCGCCGTGCCCCTCGAAACCCTGGTGGAACAGGCCCGCCAGCAACACCCCGAGCTGCTGAAAGCCCGCGCCAAGCTGGGCCAGCTGGAGGTGGAGCGCCGCCTGGCCCAAAACAAGCTGCTGCCCAAGCTCTCCGTGGATTACAACCTGCTGATGACCGGCCGGCCCTACAACCCCGAAATGGGCTACGGTCCGGCACCCGTATTCAACAACAACTACAAGCTGGGCGTAAGCTTTGCCTACCCGCTGCTGCTGCGCCAGGAGCGCAGCAAGCTGCAAATCACCCAGCTAAAGATCCGCGACACCAACTTGGGCATCGAGCAAACCACCCGCGAAATTGCCACCGGCGTGCGCACCGTTGCCAACGACCAACGCGCCCTAAGCCAGCAGCTGCAGGTGCAGGAGCAGGTGGTAGCCAACGCCGAGCGCCTGCGCAACGGCGAGCAAATCCGCTTCGAAAACGGCGAGAGTTCGGTGTTCTTGCTCAACTCGCGCGAGGCTTCCCTCCTGTCGGCGCGCATTAAGCTGGCTGAGTTGCAAGCCAAGTACGCCCAAACGCTGGCAGGCCTGCGCTTCGCAGCAGGCTCTGCACCAATTGCGGAGTAA
- a CDS encoding TlpA disulfide reductase family protein — MLCDGDGRAQPVHLYYSDRFNDLVQPRFGLDSATIRWRPMQLPAPHALWLQLSDARGQQYGLLAQPGDTILIQTHPGQVPYYTFRDPRRRRGREAELNFFTGLHQRGLGMNWPDAMGVQAGAQRARQAGRFCGVFDQRLAALHRQRDSLGLSPAFVAWASHQIRAQYVAALVGGYLAPQPLAEQYPPAYHELVAATPFFSRDALALSSQTYRAAALGYVRYHSRAARGTADELPVQYRTAAALLQGATRDYVWFALLREALGQRLPAFGDLHAQFRRDCTTAPYVRYLDSLAERAATRQLPPALLATPLRTPTGEALTWQQMLERHRGQVLYVDLWASWCGPCLAEMPASQLVQQQLTGRPVQFVYLSVDTNPAKWQKAIATHALARAGAHHYLLDAASALAKYLNAPPIPRYLILDAQGEFVTLDAARPSDPRLMAELARLATARAEHKRKVNP, encoded by the coding sequence GTGCTGTGTGACGGTGATGGGCGCGCGCAGCCGGTGCACCTCTACTATTCCGACCGCTTCAACGACTTGGTGCAGCCGCGCTTCGGCCTCGATTCGGCAACCATCCGTTGGCGGCCCATGCAGCTGCCCGCGCCGCACGCTCTGTGGTTGCAGCTCTCGGACGCACGCGGGCAGCAGTACGGCCTGCTCGCCCAACCCGGCGACACCATTCTGATCCAAACCCACCCCGGCCAAGTCCCCTACTACACTTTTCGCGATCCGCGCCGCCGCCGCGGGCGCGAGGCCGAGCTGAACTTCTTCACCGGCCTGCACCAACGTGGCCTGGGCATGAACTGGCCGGATGCCATGGGCGTGCAGGCTGGCGCGCAGCGCGCCCGCCAAGCGGGACGTTTCTGTGGGGTGTTCGACCAGCGCTTGGCCGCACTGCACCGCCAACGCGACTCACTGGGGTTGTCCCCGGCGTTTGTCGCCTGGGCCAGCCACCAGATCCGCGCCCAGTACGTAGCGGCGCTGGTCGGCGGGTATTTGGCACCCCAGCCGCTGGCGGAACAGTACCCGCCCGCTTACCACGAGTTGGTGGCGGCCACCCCGTTTTTCAGCCGCGACGCGCTGGCCCTGAGTTCGCAGACGTACCGGGCCGCTGCCCTCGGTTACGTGCGCTACCACAGCCGGGCGGCGCGCGGCACGGCGGACGAGTTGCCCGTGCAGTACCGCACGGCCGCTGCTCTCTTGCAGGGCGCCACCCGGGACTACGTCTGGTTTGCCTTGCTCCGGGAGGCGTTAGGCCAGCGTTTGCCCGCGTTCGGGGACTTGCATGCGCAGTTTCGCCGCGATTGCACCACAGCGCCTTACGTGCGCTACCTGGACTCCTTGGCTGAGCGGGCAGCCACACGGCAGCTGCCGCCGGCGTTACTCGCCACTCCACTGCGCACCCCCACAGGCGAGGCGCTGACGTGGCAGCAGATGCTGGAGCGCCACCGCGGGCAGGTGCTCTACGTGGACCTGTGGGCCAGCTGGTGCGGGCCGTGCCTAGCCGAGATGCCGGCTTCCCAGCTTGTGCAGCAGCAGCTAACGGGCCGGCCGGTGCAATTCGTGTACCTGTCGGTAGACACCAATCCGGCCAAGTGGCAGAAGGCAATTGCCACCCACGCGTTGGCGCGCGCCGGGGCGCATCACTATTTACTTGACGCGGCCTCGGCCTTGGCTAAGTATCTCAATGCGCCGCCCATTCCGCGTTACCTGATCCTCGACGCGCAGGGCGAGTTCGTCACGCTCGATGCCGCCCGCCCCAGCGACCCACGCCTGATGGCAGAGTTAGCTAGGTTGGCTACTGCGCGAGCGGAGCACAAACGGAAAGTCAACCCATAA